The DNA sequence TGGCTATCTGCAGAGAAATTTGAATGCATATGATAGTCGTAGTACATAATTACTGTCCCCTTTTTTTATAAATTTTGGTATTATATATACATAATAATATCAAATATATGTGCATCAATAAAGTCATGTATATACAATATCGTTTTAAGTGGGGATAAAATGGATAATTATAATTTAAAAATGAATCAAGATAGGCCTAAATATTTACAAATTTATAATCATATAAAAAAGATGATTATAGAAGATAATATAAAAGCGAGTACAAAGCTTCCTCCTATAAGGAAGATTGCCAAACTATTAGAAGTTAATAATACAACTATAGTAAAGGCCTATGAACTTTTAGAAAAAGAAGGGTATGTTTACAAGACTGTTGGTAGTGGAACCTTTGTATCAGATAAAAACAGAAACACTAGCAAAAGTAAAAAAATATCTATGGACGGAATAATAAGATTTGACAATGGGAATCCATCTATTGATATGTTTCCAATTGATGATTTTAAGAATTCTATAAATATAGCTTTGGAAAAAGAAGGACATTATATATTTGAGTATGATGATGGCCTTGGATTTTTAAAATTAAGAGAAAAACTAGTTGACTACTTGGAAACATTAAATATAAAATCGACTAGGGAAAATATTCAAATAATTTCTGGAGCACAGCAAGGTATTGATATTGTTTGTAAAGGTATAATTAATTACTCAGATTTAGTATTTGTTGAAGAACCAACATATAGTGGAGCTTTAGAGGTTTTTAAAAATAGAGGTGCTAAGGTTATCAGCATACCTATGTTAGAGGATGGTATTGATATAGGGATCTTGAAGTTAAAACTTGAAAAATTAAGACCTAAAATATTTTACACAATGCCTAACTATCAAAATCCAACAGGTATATCTTATTCGATATACAAAAAGAAAAAGTTAATAGAACTAGCACAAGAATATGACTTTTATATATTAGAGGATGACTTTATGAGTGATTTAAAGTTTGACTCTTATGAACATTATCCATTAAGAAGCTATGATGATAAGGGAAGAGTGATTTATATAAAAAGTTTTTCTAAAATTCTTATGCCAGGACTTAGGATAGGGCTAGTAGAAATGCCTAGTGAAATTCTAAAAAAAATACTATGGGCTAAATATTCATCTGATATTTCAACTTCAGGTATAATTCAAAGGTCAATGTATCACTATATGCAAAATTATGATTTTGATGAATATCTGAAAAAAATAGATAAAGAGTATACTGATAAATTTAAATTAGCCACAAAATGTATAGATGAGAAATTAAGCGATAAAATTAAATTCAAATTACCATCAGGAGGTATTAACTTCTTCTTAGAGTTACCTAGAGGATACTCATCGGTTGATTTTACAACATTTTTACTTGAAAAAGGAGTATCAATACTTCCAGGAAGCAATTTTTTCGATACATCTATAGACGATAGATTTTTTAGAATAAATATAGCACAACCTAGTTTATATGAAATAGAAAAGGGAATAGATATAATATCTAAGAATTTAAATGAGTTTTTAGAAAACTATAAAAATGTAGAAGAATTTAAAGAAAATAAATTATTTTTTTAGGAGTGATTAGAATATGAATAATGAATTTGATAAAGATAAATTAAATAGAATAAATGAGTTAGCTAAAAAACATAAAGGAGAAGGGCTAACTGAAGATGAACATAAGGAAAGAGAAGGACTAAGAAAAGAATATTTAGAGCATTTCAGAGGTCATTTTAGATCAAGACTTGAAAATATAAAAGTAGTTTCTCCAGAGGAGTATGAAGAGGCTATGAAAAATAAAAAGAACTAGAAAGATTTAACAATAAACTTATTTAAGTGTGCTATAATTATCACAAGGGAATCTAAAAAAGAAAGGGAGTATTTAGTATGGATTTAAGACATGAGTTTAAAAATGCATGGGATCAAATTAATGATAACAAAG is a window from the Paraclostridium sordellii genome containing:
- the pdxR gene encoding MocR-like pyridoxine biosynthesis transcription factor PdxR, producing MDNYNLKMNQDRPKYLQIYNHIKKMIIEDNIKASTKLPPIRKIAKLLEVNNTTIVKAYELLEKEGYVYKTVGSGTFVSDKNRNTSKSKKISMDGIIRFDNGNPSIDMFPIDDFKNSINIALEKEGHYIFEYDDGLGFLKLREKLVDYLETLNIKSTRENIQIISGAQQGIDIVCKGIINYSDLVFVEEPTYSGALEVFKNRGAKVISIPMLEDGIDIGILKLKLEKLRPKIFYTMPNYQNPTGISYSIYKKKKLIELAQEYDFYILEDDFMSDLKFDSYEHYPLRSYDDKGRVIYIKSFSKILMPGLRIGLVEMPSEILKKILWAKYSSDISTSGIIQRSMYHYMQNYDFDEYLKKIDKEYTDKFKLATKCIDEKLSDKIKFKLPSGGINFFLELPRGYSSVDFTTFLLEKGVSILPGSNFFDTSIDDRFFRINIAQPSLYEIEKGIDIISKNLNEFLENYKNVEEFKENKLFF
- a CDS encoding DUF896 domain-containing protein, coding for MNNEFDKDKLNRINELAKKHKGEGLTEDEHKEREGLRKEYLEHFRGHFRSRLENIKVVSPEEYEEAMKNKKN